In Ignavibacteriales bacterium, the following proteins share a genomic window:
- a CDS encoding T9SS type A sorting domain-containing protein: MNNTFQFLFVVFCLFTSTNPLHAQWNQTNGPYGGSVSALAFSGSNLFAGTNGGGLFLSTNNGTSWTAVNTGLTASYVSALTVSGTNIFVGTNAGGYCGVFLSTNNGTNWTSVNISSSSMQISALTVSGTNLFAAAVDAFGANGVFLSTNNGTSWTEVNTGLPDTYVYALAVSDKNLFAGTNGGVFLSTNNGTNWTEVNTGLTNTLAMSLAVSGTNVFVGIAGAGVFISTNNGTSWTAVNDGLTNNGVISLAVSGTNLFAGTYTGGVFLSTNNGASWTEVNTGLANTDVRALAVSGTNLFTGTWGGVFLSTNNGASWTEANTGMTATSIYALTVTGSNLFAGTWAQGIFLSTDNGTNWSAVNNGLANSNVNAFAISGTNLFAGTWSGIFLSTNNGTSWTAVSTGLTNTDVMSLAVSGTNLFAGTSGGVFLSTDNGTSWTEASTGVTNPYVYALAVSDTNLFAGTYGDGVFLSNNNGTSWTAASTGLTGTYVRALAVSDKNLFAGTNGGIFLSTNDGTNWTPASTGLTNTDVRALAVSGTNIFAGTSGGVFLSTNKGISWTEVNTGLPNADVYALIVSGADLFVGTQGHNAGTSGGVFRSTNNGISWPVVNTGLPNADVYALIVSGADLFVGTQGGIAGTSGYGIWRRSLSEMITTQGVDNTKLAPAQFALQQNYPNPFNPSTSISFSLPSNSFVSLKIFDLIGREVSTIVSEKLTAGTYTRRWNAANMSSGIYFYCIQMGSFIETKKLVVLR, from the coding sequence ATGAATAACACTTTCCAATTTCTCTTTGTGGTGTTTTGCCTTTTCACCAGCACAAATCCATTGCATGCCCAATGGAACCAAACCAATGGACCTTACGGCGGTTCCGTTTCCGCCCTCGCCTTCTCAGGCTCGAATCTTTTTGCTGGAACTAATGGCGGAGGACTTTTTCTTTCTACCAACAACGGCACAAGTTGGACTGCGGTCAATACCGGCCTGACGGCCTCTTATGTCAGCGCTCTTACCGTCTCCGGCACGAATATTTTTGTCGGCACTAATGCTGGTGGTTACTGCGGGGTCTTTCTTTCAACCAACAATGGTACAAACTGGACTTCGGTCAATATTAGTTCGTCGAGCATGCAAATCAGTGCTCTAACCGTCTCCGGCACAAATCTTTTTGCCGCTGCTGTCGATGCATTTGGTGCCAATGGTGTCTTTCTTTCTACCAACAATGGCACAAGCTGGACAGAGGTCAATACCGGTTTGCCGGACACTTATGTCTATGCTCTTGCCGTCTCCGACAAAAATCTTTTTGCCGGAACTAATGGCGGCGTTTTTCTTTCTACCAACAACGGCACAAACTGGACAGAAGTCAATACCGGCTTAACGAACACCTTAGCCATGAGTCTTGCTGTCTCAGGCACGAATGTCTTTGTCGGAATTGCTGGCGCTGGTGTTTTTATTTCTACCAACAATGGCACAAGCTGGACTGCGGTCAATGACGGCTTGACGAACAATGGTGTCATTAGTCTTGCCGTCTCCGGTACGAATCTCTTTGCCGGGACTTATACGGGCGGCGTTTTTCTTTCGACCAACAATGGCGCAAGCTGGACAGAGGTCAATACCGGCTTAGCAAACACTGATGTCCGCGCTCTTGCTGTCTCTGGCACGAATCTCTTTACCGGGACTTGGGGCGGTGTGTTTCTTTCCACCAACAACGGCGCAAGTTGGACAGAGGCCAATACAGGCATGACGGCCACATCTATCTATGCTCTTACCGTCACCGGCTCAAATCTCTTTGCGGGGACTTGGGCGCAAGGCATCTTTCTTTCCACCGACAACGGCACAAACTGGTCTGCTGTCAATAACGGTTTGGCGAATTCTAATGTGAACGCTTTTGCCATCTCCGGTACGAATCTCTTTGCCGGGACTTGGAGCGGCATCTTTCTTTCTACCAACAACGGCACAAGTTGGACTGCGGTGAGTACCGGCTTGACGAACACTGATGTCATGTCTCTTGCTGTCTCCGGCACCAATCTCTTTGCCGGGACTTCTGGCGGCGTCTTTCTTTCTACCGACAATGGTACAAGCTGGACTGAGGCGAGTACTGGTGTGACGAACCCCTATGTCTATGCTCTTGCTGTCTCCGATACGAATCTCTTTGCCGGGACTTATGGCGATGGCGTCTTTCTTTCTAACAACAACGGCACAAGCTGGACTGCAGCGAGTACCGGCTTGACTGGTACTTATGTCCGTGCTCTTGCCGTCTCCGACAAAAATCTTTTTGCCGGAACTAATGGCGGCATTTTTCTTTCTACCAACGACGGTACCAACTGGACTCCCGCAAGTACTGGCTTAACGAACACAGATGTCCGTGCTCTTGCCGTCTCTGGTACGAATATCTTTGCTGGGACTTCTGGCGGCGTCTTTCTTTCCACCAACAAAGGCATAAGTTGGACAGAGGTCAATACCGGTTTGCCGAACGCTGATGTCTATGCTCTTATCGTCAGCGGCGCGGATCTTTTTGTCGGGACTCAGGGCCATAATGCTGGGACTTCTGGCGGTGTCTTTCGTTCCACCAACAACGGCATAAGTTGGCCAGTGGTCAATACCGGTTTGCCGAACGCTGATGTCTATGCTCTTATCGTTAGCGGCGCGGATCTTTTTGTCGGAACTCAGGGCGGTATCGCTGGGACTTCTGGCTACGGCATATGGCGCCGATCACTATCGGAGATGATCACGACTCAAGGCGTTGATAATACTAAATTGGCTCCGGCTCAATTTGCACTTCAACAAAATTATCCGAACCCATTTAATCCTTCGACAAGCATTTCTTTTAGTCTTCCATCTAACTCGTTTGTTTCATTAAAAATATTTGATTTGATTGGAAGAGAAGTGTCAACCATTGTCTCCGAAAAGTTAACAGCAGGAACCTACACACGACGATGGAATGCGGCAAATATGTCGAGCGGAATTTACTTTTATTGTATACAAATGGGATCTTTTATAGAGACGAAGAAACTAGTTGTGTTGCGGTAA
- a CDS encoding HAMP domain-containing sensor histidine kinase, with product MKTVSLIKSTATGSVSLSGRLKIILMVIAFIIIAGTLWYTHNLVQALSQKEKEVADIYAKSYVYIANNKTGEGDYNFLFNEIINTVDFPVVLTDRNNEPELPYDKNIKNISLNSNLPGEEQRQFLKNIAADLDRSHAPIKVTYQDTIILSYLHYGESTLIVQLRWLPYVELAVAALFILIGYISFSYIKRSEQSNIWVGMARETAHQLGTPISSMLGWVELLKEQSEGDKKTTETLLDMESDLHRLQKIADRFSKIGSKPDLHEEDLSEVIGKVTEYFQRRIPQTGKKVHLVIESSKAVRAHINRELFEWVLENLTKNALDAIENGEGTIAFSLSEHGNHAFVDISDTGKGITSKHRNDVFRPGFSTKKRGWGLGLSLSKRIIETYHSGRLFLKENNAGFKTTFRIKLNK from the coding sequence ATGAAGACAGTATCGCTTATCAAATCTACTGCGACCGGCTCTGTTTCTCTCTCCGGCCGATTGAAGATTATTTTGATGGTGATTGCCTTTATCATTATTGCCGGTACCTTGTGGTACACACACAATCTTGTTCAGGCATTGAGCCAGAAGGAAAAAGAAGTCGCGGACATTTACGCGAAGTCGTATGTGTATATCGCAAATAATAAAACGGGAGAAGGCGACTATAATTTTCTCTTCAACGAAATTATCAACACAGTTGATTTCCCAGTCGTATTGACGGATCGGAACAATGAACCCGAACTTCCCTACGATAAAAACATTAAGAACATCTCGCTGAATTCTAATTTACCAGGTGAAGAACAACGTCAGTTCTTGAAAAATATCGCCGCTGATTTGGACCGCTCTCACGCCCCCATTAAAGTTACATATCAGGACACGATCATATTAAGTTATCTCCACTACGGTGAATCGACGCTCATAGTCCAGCTCCGCTGGCTTCCGTATGTTGAACTTGCCGTCGCTGCACTTTTTATTCTTATCGGTTACATCAGCTTCAGTTATATCAAGCGCAGCGAGCAAAGCAACATTTGGGTCGGGATGGCGAGAGAGACCGCACATCAACTGGGCACACCGATATCCAGTATGCTCGGCTGGGTAGAACTGTTGAAAGAACAATCCGAAGGCGACAAGAAAACGACGGAGACGCTACTGGATATGGAAAGCGATCTTCACCGCCTCCAGAAAATCGCGGACCGATTTTCAAAAATCGGATCCAAACCAGACTTGCATGAAGAGGACCTGAGCGAAGTCATTGGTAAAGTAACCGAATACTTCCAACGGCGTATTCCACAAACCGGCAAGAAAGTTCATCTTGTCATCGAATCGAGCAAAGCGGTTCGTGCACATATCAACCGAGAGTTATTCGAATGGGTACTTGAGAATCTTACCAAGAATGCGCTCGATGCCATTGAGAACGGCGAAGGAACGATCGCTTTTTCTCTATCAGAACATGGCAACCATGCATTCGTTGATATCTCCGATACCGGTAAAGGTATCACATCGAAACACCGGAACGATGTATTTCGCCCCGGCTTTTCGACAAAGAAGCGCGGGTGGGGCTTAGGATTAAGTTTATCAAAACGCATTATTGAAACATACCATAGCGGCAGGCTTTTCCTTAAAGAGAACAATGCAGGATTCAAAACTACATTCCGTATCAAATTGAACAAGTGA
- a CDS encoding M28 family peptidase, which translates to MKRLGIFLIISLFAFSFVRAQMPIEDELYASVLGIEGRTHIERGEFIKAQLHKMGVGYVSAPFQDISRVKGDTVVIAGENIIVRLGQGTKRLVVGAHYDAFTESPGANDNGSGVAVVLALIQHMQNIEWNYSVDFCFFDQEETNVTGSRYYVNQFIMPKKHLAMINLDVEGTGEEVYVGPVGSGNRFLMRYVHEAEQKTGFPLVEHSEYPGSDYESFAKYNLENISISIVPKGDGDRLSKFVHNGYKVDSLDAPKVLGVMHTGDDRSNLVAPASLKMSYEFTRTLLMLLNGSRK; encoded by the coding sequence ATGAAGCGTCTCGGAATTTTTCTGATTATATCTCTATTCGCGTTTTCGTTTGTCCGGGCACAGATGCCCATAGAAGACGAACTGTACGCCTCCGTTCTTGGCATCGAAGGCAGAACACACATCGAACGCGGCGAGTTCATTAAGGCACAATTGCATAAGATGGGTGTTGGATATGTCTCGGCACCATTCCAAGATATTTCCCGCGTGAAGGGAGACACGGTGGTGATTGCAGGCGAGAATATTATTGTGCGCCTTGGGCAGGGAACCAAGCGTCTTGTTGTCGGCGCGCATTACGATGCGTTCACAGAATCACCCGGCGCGAACGATAATGGCAGCGGCGTTGCCGTCGTACTTGCTCTTATCCAGCACATGCAGAATATAGAATGGAATTACTCTGTTGATTTTTGTTTCTTTGATCAGGAAGAAACGAATGTGACGGGATCACGGTATTACGTCAATCAGTTTATCATGCCCAAAAAACATCTTGCAATGATCAATCTGGACGTTGAAGGCACAGGCGAGGAAGTGTATGTGGGACCGGTTGGAAGCGGCAATCGATTTTTGATGCGGTACGTGCATGAAGCGGAGCAAAAGACTGGATTTCCGCTGGTTGAGCATTCAGAATATCCCGGTTCAGATTATGAATCGTTCGCAAAATATAACCTTGAAAATATTTCCATTTCTATCGTGCCGAAAGGCGACGGAGATCGATTGAGCAAGTTCGTGCACAACGGTTATAAAGTAGATTCTCTCGACGCGCCTAAAGTTCTTGGCGTTATGCACACAGGAGACGACCGATCGAATCTTGTTGCTCCAGCATCTTTAAAAATGTCATACGAATTCACGAGAACTCTGCTCATGCTGTTGAATGGATCACGGAAGTAG
- a CDS encoding adenylosuccinate synthase, with translation MPVQIILGAQWGDEGKGKIVDHLSENVDIVARYQGGANAGHTVVLPPSKGKPEKEYVLHLIPSGIFHSHVTCVIGNGVVLDPVALMTEIKQLKDAGIKIAGRLLISHNAHLIMPYHKMLDAARERGEEKIGTTGRGIGPAYNDKYMRTGIRVVDLLNRDVLCKKLKRNIEANNELLNKLYHSQSLNVDEIINEYQEFDRKLDTYITDTSEFLNNALKHKKQILAEGAQGALLDVDHGTYPFVTSSNPTSGGACTGLGIPPTAINSIVGIVKAYSTRVGNGPFPTELANDIGERLRKTGGEFGATTGRPRRCGWLDAVSLRYSIRVNGIQKIAITKLDVLDEFKEIRVCTDFKIGGKKLIHYPTDSQTLDAVEPVYQTFKGWQAKTSAIQSYGKLPKEAKQYIEALSKMLDTKIWMVSVGARRDQTLIIR, from the coding sequence ATGCCCGTTCAAATCATACTCGGTGCCCAATGGGGCGATGAAGGAAAAGGAAAAATTGTTGATCACTTGAGCGAAAATGTCGACATCGTCGCTCGCTATCAAGGTGGAGCGAATGCCGGGCACACCGTTGTCCTGCCGCCATCCAAGGGGAAACCGGAAAAGGAATATGTTCTTCATCTTATTCCATCCGGCATCTTCCATTCACATGTAACTTGTGTGATTGGAAACGGTGTCGTGCTTGACCCTGTGGCGCTCATGACTGAAATCAAACAGTTGAAAGACGCCGGCATTAAAATCGCCGGCCGGCTCCTTATCAGTCATAATGCCCATTTGATTATGCCGTACCATAAAATGCTTGATGCGGCACGTGAACGAGGCGAAGAAAAAATCGGTACGACCGGACGCGGCATCGGTCCAGCATACAATGACAAGTATATGCGCACCGGCATCCGCGTTGTGGACTTGCTGAACCGCGATGTGCTATGCAAAAAATTGAAACGCAATATTGAAGCGAACAACGAACTTCTCAACAAATTGTATCATTCGCAATCTCTCAATGTCGACGAGATCATCAATGAGTATCAGGAATTTGACAGGAAGTTGGACACCTATATTACCGACACTTCCGAATTTTTGAATAACGCTCTGAAACACAAAAAACAAATTCTTGCCGAAGGTGCGCAAGGCGCATTGCTGGATGTTGATCATGGAACGTATCCGTTCGTGACTTCTTCAAATCCAACAAGCGGCGGTGCCTGTACGGGACTTGGTATTCCACCGACTGCTATAAATTCCATTGTCGGAATTGTGAAAGCGTACAGCACGCGCGTTGGCAACGGTCCATTCCCGACAGAACTTGCAAATGATATTGGCGAGCGTTTGCGTAAAACCGGCGGAGAATTTGGCGCTACAACAGGCAGACCTCGGCGATGCGGATGGTTGGATGCGGTGAGTCTCAGGTATTCCATTCGTGTCAATGGCATTCAAAAAATAGCCATTACAAAGCTCGATGTCTTGGATGAGTTTAAAGAGATCAGAGTGTGCACCGATTTCAAAATTGGCGGAAAAAAGTTAATTCATTACCCGACAGATTCTCAGACGCTCGATGCGGTGGAACCTGTGTATCAAACATTTAAAGGATGGCAGGCAAAAACTTCAGCTATCCAGAGCTACGGAAAACTTCCGAAAGAGGCAAAACAGTATATCGAAGCTCTGAGCAAAATGCTCGATACAAAAATCTGGATGGTCTCCGTCGGTGCACGCCGCGACCAGACGCTCATCATTCGATAA